In one Desulfoferula mesophila genomic region, the following are encoded:
- a CDS encoding alkaline phosphatase family protein: MSLERKCILVLLDGLADRAQPSLRGRTPLEAAETPNLDSLAAEGACGYFHALSPGQALSSEAAHFFMMGYSPEEFPGRGYLEALGEELEFGPEDILLLAHLARARREGDRLVLAEKKPRLPEEEAKEFFSLVRAYQGPRGAARLEHTKGSSGVLILSGGALAASITDSDPMYPGLPLMEPLPWEGAESDPAALNTCALLADYLAWAHRRLAVHPLNTEAARPVNAVITQRAGRAPRGLSTIAQRWGLRALSISSAPIYRGVFRALGASALVVPEGANPGRDLTAKLALAAERLDEFDLIHVHSKAPDEAGHAKDPQRKREAIAALDAGLGEGLQALKGREVLLVVTGDHSTACSGAMVHSGEPSPLLMHGPDVWRDQADAFHETACARGALGLLRGPELMYTILNGLDRGKLWGLRDNPRDLPYYPAARRALSLKD; encoded by the coding sequence ATGAGCTTAGAACGTAAATGCATCCTGGTGCTATTGGACGGTTTGGCGGACCGCGCGCAGCCCTCCTTGCGGGGGCGGACGCCCTTGGAGGCGGCCGAGACCCCCAACCTAGACAGCCTGGCCGCCGAGGGAGCTTGCGGCTATTTCCATGCCTTGTCCCCGGGCCAGGCCCTGTCCAGCGAGGCGGCCCACTTTTTCATGATGGGCTACTCCCCGGAGGAATTTCCCGGCCGGGGTTATTTGGAGGCCCTGGGCGAGGAACTGGAATTCGGACCGGAGGACATCCTCCTGCTGGCCCACCTGGCCCGTGCTCGCCGGGAGGGCGACCGCCTGGTCTTGGCCGAGAAAAAACCGCGCCTGCCCGAGGAGGAGGCCAAGGAGTTTTTCTCCCTGGTGCGCGCCTACCAGGGCCCGCGGGGCGCGGCCCGGTTGGAGCACACCAAGGGCTCCAGCGGCGTTTTGATATTAAGCGGCGGGGCGCTGGCGGCCTCGATCACCGACAGCGACCCCATGTATCCTGGTCTGCCCCTCATGGAGCCGTTGCCCTGGGAGGGAGCCGAAAGCGATCCCGCCGCCCTCAATACCTGCGCCCTACTCGCCGACTACCTGGCCTGGGCCCATCGTCGCCTGGCGGTCCATCCCCTGAACACCGAGGCCGCCCGGCCGGTCAACGCGGTGATCACCCAGCGGGCGGGCCGCGCGCCTCGCGGCTTGTCCACCATTGCCCAGCGCTGGGGGCTGCGGGCGCTCTCCATTTCCTCGGCCCCCATCTACCGGGGGGTGTTCCGGGCCCTGGGGGCCTCGGCCCTGGTGGTGCCAGAAGGCGCGAACCCGGGCCGCGACCTAACGGCCAAGCTGGCCTTGGCGGCGGAGCGCCTGGATGAATTCGATCTCATCCACGTGCACAGCAAGGCCCCGGACGAAGCGGGCCACGCCAAGGACCCCCAACGCAAGCGCGAGGCCATCGCCGCCCTGGACGCGGGGCTGGGCGAGGGCCTCCAGGCCCTAAAGGGGCGCGAGGTCTTGCTGGTGGTCACCGGGGACCACTCCACCGCCTGCTCGGGAGCGATGGTGCACTCCGGCGAGCCCTCGCCCCTGCTCATGCACGGCCCGGACGTGTGGCGCGACCAGGCCGACGCCTTTCATGAAACCGCCTGCGCCCGGGGAGCCCTGGGCCTCTTGCGCGGGCCGGAGCTGATGTACACTATCCTTAACGGCCTGGACCGGGGCAAGCTTTGGGGCCTGAGGGACAACCCCCGCGACCTGCCCTATTACCCCGCCGCCCGGCGGGCCCTGTCCCTGAAAGATTGA
- a CDS encoding MaoC family dehydratase, protein MSRMREKAAQGLKAGDVFTVTRTFSQTETEAFGELTRDYNPVHYDPEFAGVRGFPQLILHGLLTAGMVCEVGGQLAWLATGMDFRFRGPVFFGDTITCTVTVTSVDQRGWAKAEALYTNQDGAVVVSAKMEGQLPRGEAQARLQERLEHGDPYNPLR, encoded by the coding sequence ATGAGCCGCATGCGTGAAAAGGCCGCCCAAGGCTTGAAGGCCGGTGACGTCTTCACCGTGACCCGCACTTTCAGCCAGACCGAGACCGAGGCGTTTGGGGAACTGACCCGCGACTACAACCCGGTGCACTACGACCCGGAATTCGCCGGAGTCAGGGGCTTTCCCCAACTCATTCTGCACGGGCTTTTGACCGCGGGCATGGTCTGCGAGGTGGGCGGACAGTTGGCCTGGCTGGCCACGGGCATGGATTTTCGTTTTCGGGGGCCGGTGTTTTTCGGCGACACCATTACCTGCACCGTGACCGTGACCTCGGTGGACCAGCGGGGCTGGGCCAAGGCCGAGGCCCTCTATACCAATCAGGACGGTGCAGTGGTGGTAAGCGCCAAGATGGAGGGCCAACTCCCGCGGGGGGAGGCACAGGCCAGACTCCAAGAACGCCTGGAGCATGGCGACCCCTACAATCCCCTGCGCTGA
- a CDS encoding AMP-binding protein, giving the protein MERARIASHQEGANLPDYQAARRHFSWGQCESEFSWSQSGRLNLAYEAVDRWALGSKADHTALMFARGGESESVSFRRLHRESCRLANLLASLGLSQGQCLAILLPATVESYFIQVACARLGVPYCCLSPYLTREQLIEKLGCLLPAVLVTEPGLAQRLPWEHRPAGIKVIYICEPAGGMEPGDLCLNEAARGQALEHEPVWVGAQHPLSISFTNSPDGPAKAVVHSHGDMAGQLMSARWVLDLKDASVLWCDLDPWGIAATVYGAWAPWLCGVTSVTQAEPMPASTWYRTLEALKVTTLYSSPERLRQLVEAGDDLPGRYDLSRLQHLATLGEPLDAKLFFWTRNNLGLPPHDTWWSAYTGIISLANLPCLDIRLASCGKPLPGIEAAVVDGQGRAQSLLTLGELSLRPDWPGLAGGFWEQGHVVPLEHDPNQWLRTGDLALTDEDGYFYMQGRADDLIRVQDHMVGPHEVESLLAAHAAVEEVAVIARPGDEYRPVFKAFVVPRAGWAPSTRLRRELLDHALSRLAPLTPLADMEFVDSMPRNAAGRLLRRALRAADLGLPLGDTSHME; this is encoded by the coding sequence ATGGAGAGAGCCCGCATAGCCAGCCACCAGGAAGGGGCCAATCTTCCCGACTACCAAGCGGCGCGCCGCCATTTTTCCTGGGGCCAGTGCGAATCAGAGTTTTCCTGGAGCCAAAGCGGCCGGCTCAACCTGGCCTACGAGGCGGTGGACCGCTGGGCCCTGGGCTCCAAGGCCGATCACACCGCGCTCATGTTCGCCCGGGGCGGCGAGTCCGAGTCCGTTAGCTTTCGCCGCCTGCATCGGGAATCCTGCCGCCTGGCCAACCTGCTGGCTTCCCTGGGCCTGAGTCAGGGCCAGTGCCTGGCCATATTGCTGCCCGCCACGGTGGAGAGCTATTTCATCCAGGTGGCCTGCGCCCGCCTGGGAGTGCCCTACTGCTGCCTTTCCCCCTACCTCACCCGCGAGCAGCTTATCGAGAAGCTGGGCTGCCTGCTCCCCGCCGTTTTGGTAACCGAGCCCGGCCTGGCCCAGCGCCTCCCCTGGGAACACCGTCCCGCGGGCATCAAGGTAATCTATATCTGCGAGCCGGCCGGGGGCATGGAGCCCGGCGACCTGTGCCTGAACGAGGCCGCGCGGGGTCAGGCCCTGGAGCACGAACCCGTCTGGGTGGGAGCCCAGCACCCCCTGTCCATCAGCTTCACCAACTCGCCGGACGGCCCGGCCAAGGCGGTGGTGCACTCCCACGGCGACATGGCCGGGCAACTGATGAGCGCCCGCTGGGTGCTTGATCTCAAGGACGCCTCGGTGCTGTGGTGCGATCTGGACCCCTGGGGCATCGCGGCCACGGTGTACGGCGCCTGGGCCCCCTGGCTCTGCGGAGTGACCAGCGTGACCCAGGCCGAGCCCATGCCCGCCTCCACTTGGTACCGCACCCTGGAGGCCCTGAAGGTAACCACCCTCTACAGCAGCCCGGAGCGCTTGCGCCAACTGGTCGAGGCTGGCGACGACTTGCCGGGCCGATATGACCTGAGCCGCCTGCAACACCTGGCCACCCTGGGCGAGCCCCTGGACGCCAAGCTGTTTTTCTGGACCCGCAACAACCTGGGCCTGCCGCCCCACGACACCTGGTGGTCGGCCTACACCGGCATCATCTCCCTGGCCAACCTGCCCTGCCTGGACATCCGCCTGGCCTCCTGCGGCAAGCCCCTGCCGGGCATCGAGGCGGCGGTGGTCGATGGCCAGGGACGGGCCCAAAGCCTGCTGACCCTGGGCGAGCTGTCCCTACGGCCGGACTGGCCCGGCCTGGCGGGCGGCTTCTGGGAACAGGGGCACGTGGTCCCCCTGGAGCACGACCCCAACCAATGGTTGCGCACCGGGGACCTGGCCTTGACCGACGAGGACGGATATTTCTACATGCAAGGCCGCGCCGACGACCTTATCCGGGTGCAGGACCACATGGTGGGACCCCACGAGGTGGAAAGCCTGCTGGCCGCCCACGCGGCCGTGGAGGAAGTGGCGGTGATCGCGCGCCCCGGAGACGAGTATCGGCCGGTGTTCAAGGCCTTCGTGGTGCCCAGGGCGGGTTGGGCTCCCAGCACGCGGTTGCGGCGGGAGTTGCTGGACCACGCCCTATCGCGCCTGGCCCCCCTCACCCCCTTGGCCGATATGGAGTTCGTGGACTCCATGCCCCGCAACGCGGCCGGGCGTTTGTTGCGCCGGGCGCTTCGGGCGGCGGACCTGGGCCTGCCCCTGGGCGACACCAGCCATATGGAATAA
- a CDS encoding histone deacetylase family protein has translation MVPPLNIGIIRDERFLRHQTGLSHPETPQRLSVVHRMLDYDFAASFRERSAEPATLEQVEALHTPDYVRMVIATARRRFTNLAADTTASSESCFTSFLAAGACIRGARELLAGDYQAALALVRPPGHHAQPAKAEGFCILNNLGITALELVRRGLKRVLIVDWDLHHGNGLQKVFYESPEVFYFSSHHLHSYPHTGDWEEAGAGAGEGYTVNLCLPPGADDNDVVELYRQLLPTVVERYRPQIILVAAGFDAHREDPLSNLSMSAAGFGALGQLVADLGPRGCGAPVLLALEGGYEPTDLAECLRQVLLAWQGDPTMLERASSDRGAQWAEQARAVHRRYGVWMD, from the coding sequence ATGGTCCCCCCTCTCAACATCGGCATAATCCGCGACGAGAGGTTTTTGCGGCACCAAACCGGCCTGTCCCACCCCGAAACTCCCCAGCGTCTGTCCGTGGTTCACCGCATGTTGGACTACGATTTCGCCGCTTCCTTTCGCGAGCGTTCGGCCGAGCCCGCCACCCTGGAACAGGTGGAGGCCTTGCACACCCCGGACTACGTGCGCATGGTCATCGCCACCGCCCGGCGACGCTTCACCAACCTGGCCGCCGACACCACCGCCAGTTCCGAGAGCTGCTTCACCTCGTTTCTGGCCGCCGGGGCCTGCATCCGGGGGGCGCGGGAGCTCTTGGCCGGAGACTATCAGGCGGCCCTGGCCCTGGTGCGCCCACCGGGACACCATGCCCAGCCGGCCAAGGCCGAGGGTTTTTGTATCCTCAACAACCTGGGCATCACCGCCCTGGAGTTGGTGCGCCGGGGGCTCAAGCGCGTGCTCATCGTGGACTGGGACCTGCACCACGGCAACGGGCTGCAAAAGGTCTTTTACGAATCCCCCGAGGTGTTCTACTTCTCCAGCCACCACCTGCACTCCTACCCCCACACCGGAGACTGGGAGGAGGCCGGGGCCGGGGCCGGCGAGGGCTACACCGTGAACCTGTGCCTGCCACCCGGCGCGGACGATAACGACGTGGTGGAGCTTTACCGCCAGTTGCTGCCCACGGTGGTGGAGCGCTACCGGCCCCAGATAATCCTGGTGGCCGCCGGTTTCGACGCCCACCGGGAAGACCCCCTGAGCAACCTGAGCATGAGCGCCGCCGGTTTCGGCGCTTTGGGGCAGCTGGTGGCCGACCTGGGCCCCCGGGGCTGCGGGGCGCCCGTGCTCCTGGCCCTGGAGGGCGGCTACGAGCCCACCGACCTGGCCGAATGCCTGCGCCAGGTGCTCCTGGCCTGGCAGGGCGATCCCACCATGCTGGAGCGCGCCTCCAGCGACCGGGGGGCCCAGTGGGCCGAGCAGGCCCGGGCGGTGCACCGCCGCTACGGCGTGTGGATGGACTGA
- a CDS encoding sensor histidine kinase, producing the protein MKARLSFQGWILGGCLVVVVSTLIFVAVVMERSLSSHMLEVVRSSMQREILTVREVVRDRWRPGEGIAAGDKLADELGRIVGARVTLITPQGKVVGDSQMAEDKVPEMMNHSDRPEIIQAMKEGEGSSVRYSSTLGLDLMYTALRLTGPEGKVLFVRLALPLSQVQQALSRTRDLVLWAVFLGVLLSIGVAYLVARSLSRPVQLLTRTAAGIAAGDLSKRFIRYPRHEIGELGQAFDQMADNLQSTINDITESRDRLEAILRGMVEGVLVIDNDGQVLLANRALMKMLELKAVPPGRLPSEIIRNADLLEALDEARAGEDYVWREIQTLGSTPRFLEAHVVRINGGAAGEPGLVCVLHDITERKRLEKTRRDLVANVSHELRTPLTAVRGAAETLLDGALDSPQYARHFAELILRQSHRMERLVQDLMELARLESGESPPRLREIDAAELADSVLEGVTDLAQAQGVELGRRLPRDPLVFAADGRQVEQAVLNLLDNAIKYTGQGGRVTLAMEEDDGQAVISVSDTGPGIAAEYLPRLFERFFRVDNNRSRELGGTGLGLAIVKHIAQVHHGKVEVTSTPGEGSTFRLILPLSQAEDA; encoded by the coding sequence GTGAAAGCGCGCCTGAGCTTCCAGGGCTGGATATTGGGGGGCTGCCTGGTGGTGGTGGTCAGCACCCTGATATTCGTGGCCGTGGTGATGGAGCGCTCGTTGAGCAGCCACATGCTCGAAGTGGTGCGCAGCTCCATGCAGCGGGAAATTCTTACGGTGCGCGAGGTGGTGCGCGACCGCTGGCGTCCCGGCGAGGGCATCGCCGCCGGGGACAAGCTGGCCGACGAGCTGGGCCGCATCGTGGGGGCCAGGGTCACCCTCATCACCCCCCAGGGCAAGGTGGTGGGCGACAGCCAGATGGCCGAGGACAAGGTCCCGGAGATGATGAACCACTCCGACCGGCCCGAGATCATCCAGGCCATGAAGGAGGGCGAGGGTTCCTCGGTGCGCTACAGCTCCACCCTGGGCCTGGATTTGATGTACACCGCCCTGCGCCTCACCGGCCCGGAAGGCAAGGTTCTCTTCGTGCGCCTGGCCTTGCCGCTCAGCCAGGTGCAACAAGCGCTCAGCCGCACCAGGGATTTGGTGCTCTGGGCGGTGTTTTTGGGCGTGCTGCTGTCCATCGGGGTGGCCTATCTGGTGGCCCGCAGCCTGAGCCGCCCGGTGCAGTTGCTTACCCGCACCGCGGCCGGCATCGCCGCCGGCGACCTGTCCAAGCGCTTCATCCGATACCCCCGCCACGAGATAGGGGAGCTGGGTCAGGCCTTCGACCAGATGGCCGACAACCTGCAAAGCACCATCAACGACATCACCGAATCCCGCGACCGCCTGGAGGCCATCCTCAGGGGCATGGTGGAAGGGGTCCTGGTCATCGACAACGACGGCCAGGTGCTGTTGGCCAACCGGGCCCTGATGAAGATGCTGGAGCTAAAGGCGGTGCCCCCCGGCCGCCTGCCCTCGGAGATAATCCGCAACGCGGACCTGCTGGAGGCCCTGGACGAGGCGCGGGCCGGCGAGGACTACGTCTGGCGCGAGATCCAGACCTTGGGCAGCACCCCCCGCTTCCTGGAGGCCCACGTGGTGCGCATCAACGGCGGCGCCGCCGGCGAGCCGGGCCTGGTGTGCGTGTTGCACGACATCACCGAGCGCAAGCGCCTGGAAAAGACCCGCCGCGACCTGGTGGCCAACGTGTCCCACGAGCTGCGCACCCCGCTCACCGCGGTGCGCGGCGCGGCCGAGACTCTCCTGGACGGCGCCCTGGACAGCCCCCAATACGCCCGCCACTTCGCCGAGTTGATCCTGCGGCAGAGCCACCGCATGGAGCGCCTGGTACAGGACCTCATGGAGTTGGCCCGCCTGGAGTCCGGCGAGTCGCCGCCGCGCCTCAGGGAAATCGACGCGGCCGAGCTGGCCGACTCGGTGCTGGAGGGAGTGACCGACCTGGCCCAGGCCCAGGGCGTGGAGCTGGGGAGGCGCCTGCCGCGCGACCCCTTGGTGTTCGCCGCCGACGGCCGCCAGGTGGAGCAGGCGGTGCTGAACCTCTTGGACAACGCCATCAAATACACCGGCCAGGGGGGCCGGGTGACCCTGGCCATGGAAGAAGACGACGGCCAGGCGGTCATCAGCGTGAGCGACACCGGGCCGGGCATTGCCGCCGAGTATCTGCCCCGTCTGTTCGAGCGCTTTTTCCGGGTGGACAACAACCGCTCCCGCGAACTGGGAGGCACCGGCCTGGGATTGGCCATTGTCAAACACATCGCCCAGGTGCATCATGGCAAGGTGGAGGTGACGAGCACCCCCGGAGAGGGCAGCACCTTCCGGCTCATCCTCCCCCTGAGCCAAGCGGAGGATGCATGA
- a CDS encoding response regulator transcription factor produces the protein MAKATVLVVEDEKDILDVVDFNLRQAGYRVFKATDGAEGLRLAKHEVPDLVVLDLMLPGMDGKEVCRRLKAGEDTRGIPVLMLTALSSETDRIIGFEIGADDYLTKPFSPRELALRVQAILRRSQEPAVDTGHLTIAGLSIDPERHVAQAGDEVLDLTATEFKLLHYLAAHAGKVQTREILLSRVWGYAYEGYARTVDTHIRRLRKKLGALADRIETVRGIGYRFREER, from the coding sequence ATGGCCAAGGCGACGGTTCTGGTGGTCGAGGACGAAAAGGACATCCTCGACGTGGTGGATTTCAACCTGCGCCAAGCGGGCTACCGGGTGTTCAAGGCCACCGACGGGGCCGAGGGCCTGCGCCTGGCCAAGCACGAGGTACCCGACCTGGTGGTGCTGGACCTGATGTTGCCCGGCATGGACGGCAAGGAAGTGTGCCGGCGGCTCAAGGCCGGGGAGGACACCCGGGGCATCCCGGTGCTCATGCTCACCGCCCTGTCCAGCGAGACCGACCGCATTATCGGCTTTGAGATCGGGGCCGACGACTATCTTACCAAGCCCTTCAGCCCCCGGGAGCTGGCGCTCAGGGTGCAGGCCATCCTGCGCCGCAGCCAGGAACCCGCCGTGGACACCGGGCACCTGACCATTGCCGGTCTGAGCATAGACCCGGAGCGTCACGTGGCCCAGGCCGGCGACGAGGTGCTGGACCTTACCGCCACCGAGTTCAAGCTCTTGCATTACCTGGCCGCCCACGCCGGCAAGGTGCAGACCCGTGAAATACTCCTGTCGCGGGTGTGGGGCTATGCCTACGAGGGCTACGCCCGCACCGTGGACACCCACATCCGCCGCCTGCGCAAAAAGCTGGGCGCCCTGGCCGACCGCATCGAAACGGTGCGCGGCATCGGCTACCGTTTCCGGGAAGAACGGTGA
- a CDS encoding chloride channel protein has product MAFYRQDPTRRIAISVLIGAVSGLGAIAFFVALEWSRWFCLAYLAGSPAPEPAGEQLVHLVANTPYRPWLLFFIPAIGGLISGLVVYTFAPEAEGHGMDAMISAFHNLKGFIRTRVPFIKAFASIVTLSTGGSAGREGPIAQIGAGFGSWVSRILKLSVQERRIFMLAGCAGGLGAIFRAPLGAAITSVEVLYREDFESEAIIPCVISSVIAFSIFTFVFGFDPIFATPGFVAHDPRQLPIFAVLGLVCAPVGGLYVKVFYGTRDAFRRLSIPKHFRPMLGGLGVGAIALFVPQAIGGGYGYLQAAIYGQLSILIMCLAASAKIATTSLTIGSGGSGGVFGPTLFIGGMIGGVVGQVGHMLFPEVVTQPGAYVLVGMAAFFSGAAKAPLGALIMVTEMTQSYALLPPLMLVSVIAILFNRGSSIYEKQVADKFNSPAHEGDLTVNVMEKLTVGEVFQPDKPFQTLPASTRFVDLRRAVAASGQAVFPVTNAQGTMIGLLSVTNVRTVLFEDALKDLVVVGELCTPPVSLRLDQSLYDALLVFLESGYGQLPVTEHKDGKLSILGMLDHSEVAAAYHREVSRRASQE; this is encoded by the coding sequence ATGGCGTTTTACCGCCAAGACCCTACTCGGCGCATCGCCATTAGCGTGCTCATCGGGGCGGTGTCCGGCCTGGGGGCCATCGCCTTTTTCGTGGCCCTGGAATGGTCCCGCTGGTTCTGCCTGGCCTATCTGGCCGGCTCCCCGGCTCCGGAACCGGCGGGCGAGCAACTGGTCCATCTGGTGGCCAATACCCCCTACCGGCCCTGGCTGTTGTTTTTCATCCCGGCCATCGGCGGGCTCATCTCCGGCCTGGTGGTCTATACCTTCGCTCCTGAGGCCGAGGGTCACGGCATGGACGCCATGATCTCGGCCTTTCACAATCTTAAGGGCTTCATCCGCACCAGGGTGCCGTTTATAAAGGCCTTTGCCTCCATCGTCACCCTGTCCACCGGCGGCTCGGCCGGGCGCGAGGGACCCATAGCCCAGATCGGGGCCGGGTTCGGTTCCTGGGTGTCGCGTATCCTTAAGCTGTCGGTGCAGGAGCGGCGCATCTTCATGCTGGCCGGTTGCGCGGGCGGCCTGGGGGCCATCTTCCGGGCCCCCCTGGGCGCGGCCATCACCAGCGTCGAGGTGCTCTACCGCGAGGACTTCGAGAGCGAGGCCATCATCCCCTGCGTCATAAGCTCGGTGATCGCCTTTTCCATATTTACCTTTGTCTTTGGTTTTGATCCCATCTTCGCCACCCCCGGCTTCGTGGCCCACGACCCCCGCCAGCTTCCCATCTTCGCGGTGCTGGGCCTGGTCTGCGCCCCGGTGGGCGGGCTGTACGTCAAGGTGTTCTACGGCACCCGCGACGCCTTTCGCCGCCTGAGCATTCCCAAGCATTTCCGCCCCATGCTGGGCGGCCTGGGGGTGGGGGCCATCGCCCTGTTCGTGCCCCAGGCCATCGGCGGCGGCTACGGCTATCTGCAAGCGGCCATCTACGGCCAGCTGAGCATCCTCATCATGTGCCTAGCCGCCTCGGCCAAGATCGCCACCACCAGCTTGACCATCGGCAGCGGGGGCAGCGGCGGGGTGTTCGGCCCCACTCTGTTCATCGGCGGCATGATCGGCGGAGTGGTGGGCCAGGTGGGGCACATGCTCTTTCCCGAGGTGGTCACCCAGCCGGGGGCCTACGTCCTGGTGGGCATGGCCGCCTTCTTTTCCGGCGCGGCCAAGGCTCCCCTGGGCGCCTTGATCATGGTCACCGAGATGACCCAGTCCTACGCCCTGTTGCCCCCCCTTATGCTGGTGTCGGTCATCGCCATCCTGTTCAACCGGGGCAGCAGCATCTACGAAAAGCAGGTGGCCGACAAATTCAACTCCCCGGCCCACGAAGGCGACCTCACCGTCAACGTCATGGAAAAGCTGACCGTGGGCGAGGTGTTCCAGCCGGACAAGCCATTCCAGACCCTGCCCGCCTCCACCCGGTTCGTGGACCTGCGCCGGGCGGTAGCCGCCAGCGGTCAGGCGGTATTTCCGGTCACCAACGCGCAGGGCACCATGATCGGGCTGCTCTCGGTGACCAACGTGCGCACCGTGCTGTTTGAGGACGCCCTCAAGGATCTGGTGGTGGTGGGCGAATTGTGCACCCCGCCGGTCAGCCTGCGGCTGGATCAGAGCCTCTACGACGCCCTGCTGGTCTTTTTGGAGAGCGGCTACGGCCAACTGCCGGTAACCGAGCATAAAGACGGCAAGTTGTCCATCCTGGGCATGCTGGACCACAGCGAGGTGGCCGCCGCCTATCACCGGGAAGTGAGCCGCCGCGCAAGCCAGGAATAG
- the ispD gene encoding 2-C-methyl-D-erythritol 4-phosphate cytidylyltransferase, translating into MQGMVVAVVPAAGAGTRLGGERPKQFLPLAGRPLLTRTLMVLEATPQVQAVVVVCPPGAEDETWRACVEPYGLAKVAAVVPGGAQRQDSVAAGVARAARLGAEWLVVHDAARPLARPELFARVLAAAAQTGAAIAAVPAADTIKQAGEGDLAQSTLDRSQLWLVQTPQVFRRDLLERALAQATADGFYATDEAGLVERMGEKVKLVMGSRDNLKITTPEDLALAQGIMGPAMRVGQGFDAHRLAPGRRLVLAGVDIPHETGLLGHSDADVAVHALMDALLAAAGLGDIGQMFPDSDPAYKDADSMELLARVLERLAAQGWRPAQVSLTILAQRPKIAPHYPAMRAKLAQAMDLETGEVNLAASTTEGLGFVGREEGLAAWATVVIAPR; encoded by the coding sequence ATGCAAGGCATGGTGGTGGCGGTGGTGCCCGCCGCCGGGGCGGGGACCCGCCTGGGCGGGGAGCGCCCCAAACAATTTTTGCCCCTGGCCGGGCGTCCCCTGCTTACCCGCACCCTCATGGTGCTGGAGGCCACGCCCCAGGTCCAGGCGGTGGTGGTGGTTTGCCCGCCCGGCGCGGAGGATGAAACCTGGCGCGCCTGCGTGGAGCCCTACGGCCTGGCCAAGGTGGCCGCCGTGGTGCCCGGCGGGGCCCAGCGCCAAGACAGCGTGGCCGCCGGGGTGGCCCGGGCCGCCCGTTTGGGCGCGGAGTGGCTGGTGGTGCACGACGCGGCCCGGCCCCTGGCTCGGCCCGAGTTGTTCGCCCGGGTGCTGGCCGCCGCCGCCCAGACCGGGGCGGCCATCGCTGCGGTGCCGGCGGCCGACACGATCAAGCAGGCCGGGGAGGGCGATCTGGCCCAGTCCACCCTGGACCGCTCCCAATTGTGGTTGGTGCAGACACCCCAGGTTTTCCGGCGCGACCTGCTGGAGCGGGCCCTGGCCCAGGCAACGGCGGATGGCTTTTACGCCACCGACGAGGCCGGTCTGGTGGAGCGCATGGGGGAAAAGGTGAAGCTGGTCATGGGCAGCCGCGACAATTTGAAAATCACCACCCCCGAGGACCTGGCCTTGGCCCAGGGGATCATGGGCCCGGCCATGCGGGTGGGGCAGGGGTTTGACGCCCACCGCCTGGCGCCGGGCCGCCGCCTGGTCTTGGCCGGGGTGGATATCCCCCATGAGACCGGGCTGCTGGGCCACTCCGACGCCGACGTGGCCGTCCATGCCCTGATGGACGCCCTGCTGGCCGCCGCCGGGCTGGGGGACATCGGGCAGATGTTCCCGGACAGCGACCCGGCCTACAAGGACGCCGACAGCATGGAGCTGTTGGCCCGAGTGCTGGAGCGCCTGGCCGCCCAGGGTTGGCGGCCCGCCCAGGTCAGCCTGACCATCCTGGCCCAGCGGCCCAAGATCGCCCCCCACTACCCGGCCATGCGGGCCAAGCTGGCCCAGGCTATGGACCTGGAGACCGGCGAGGTCAACCTGGCGGCCAGCACCACCGAGGGCCTGGGGTTCGTGGGCCGCGAGGAAGGCCTGGCCGCCTGGGCCACAGTGGTGATCGCCCCTCGATAA